Proteins encoded within one genomic window of Microbacterium sp. zg-B185:
- a CDS encoding cysteine desulfurase family protein, translating to MVVYVDHAATTPLRAEAREAWLAATETVGNASSIHSAGQSARQLLEESRERLAAALDCDPVEVVFTSGGTESVNLGITGLYRARRESTGRNAIVAPLAEHHATLDTLGWLHAHEVADIEWVPVDRDARVDLDAWGSAVGGGDAAAATLLAANNEVGSLQPLVGAAAAAAEADVPVHVDAVGAFGHVPLSFRGLRAQSGSGSAGLVAMSVAAHKLGGPVGVGALVVAREARVEPLLHGGGQQRGLRAGTQDAAGAAAFAVAAELAVGELAAESTRIRSLRDRLESGLRARIPHARVSAAAAERLPGHLHVVFPGAQGDSLLLLLDTAGIAVSTGSACQAGVPEPSHVVRAMGLGESAARSALRLTLGRTTTDADVDAVLDALPAAFERARAAGLSSRRVPGSAPSFGGAQRS from the coding sequence ATGGTCGTCTACGTCGACCACGCTGCCACGACGCCGTTGCGCGCGGAAGCGCGCGAGGCGTGGCTGGCCGCCACGGAGACGGTCGGAAACGCCTCCTCGATCCACTCCGCCGGTCAGTCCGCCCGTCAGCTGCTGGAGGAGTCGCGCGAGCGTCTGGCTGCGGCGCTGGACTGCGATCCGGTCGAGGTCGTCTTCACCTCCGGCGGCACCGAGTCGGTGAACCTCGGGATCACCGGTCTGTACCGCGCCCGTCGTGAGTCCACAGGCCGCAACGCGATCGTCGCGCCGCTCGCGGAGCACCACGCCACGCTGGACACGCTCGGCTGGCTGCACGCGCACGAGGTGGCCGACATCGAATGGGTGCCCGTCGACCGCGATGCGCGGGTGGATCTGGACGCGTGGGGCAGCGCGGTGGGCGGTGGCGATGCCGCGGCAGCGACGCTGCTGGCCGCAAACAACGAGGTCGGCAGCCTGCAGCCCCTCGTCGGGGCGGCCGCCGCCGCAGCCGAGGCGGACGTGCCGGTGCACGTAGACGCGGTCGGTGCGTTCGGACACGTTCCGCTGTCGTTCCGGGGCCTGCGCGCGCAGTCCGGATCGGGCAGCGCAGGACTGGTCGCGATGAGCGTCGCGGCGCACAAGCTCGGCGGACCGGTCGGTGTGGGTGCGCTGGTCGTGGCGCGCGAGGCGCGCGTCGAGCCCCTCCTGCACGGCGGCGGGCAGCAGCGCGGTCTTCGCGCCGGCACCCAGGATGCCGCCGGCGCAGCGGCCTTCGCTGTGGCGGCGGAGCTGGCCGTCGGCGAACTGGCCGCCGAGTCGACGCGCATCCGGTCCCTGCGCGACCGGCTCGAATCGGGGCTGCGGGCTCGGATTCCGCACGCGCGAGTCTCGGCCGCGGCGGCGGAGCGGCTGCCCGGGCACCTGCACGTGGTGTTCCCGGGAGCGCAGGGCGACTCGCTGCTGCTGCTGCTGGACACTGCGGGAATCGCCGTCTCGACGGGTTCGGCCTGTCAGGCCGGCGTGCCGGAGCCCTCGCACGTGGTGCGCGCGATGGGTCTCGGGGAGAGTGCGGCGCGCAGCGCCCTGCGGCTGACGCTGGGACGGACCACCACCGATGCGGACGTCGACGCCGTGCTGGATGCGCTTCCGGCCGCGTTCGAGCGGGCACGCGCGGCCGGGCTGTCCTCACGCCGCGTTCCGGGCTCCGCTCCCAGCTTCGGCGGAGCCCAGCGCTCGTAG
- the glgX gene encoding glycogen debranching protein GlgX, translating to MLSPESLAALAPRSGLLRSELDDLGVTLGPDGGTLRVWAANAGEVELVLFDDSDLDWSTDTMPLQPAGGGVWSVTTPGLRPGARYAIRVDGPHGPGNMFNPGTLLVEPYSKGLVSGGFEDWRSVVIEGGFDWGGVAKPAVPLDRTVIYEGHLKGLSKRHPAVPPALHGTYAGLAHPAMIDHFLTLGVTSIELLPVHAFATEPRLLQHGLTNYWGYNSLNFFTPHGAYATEESRRGGPEAILREFKGMVRLLHEAGLEVILDVVYNHTSEEGIGGPRTSLRGIDNRSYYRQDQDGVYIDVTGCGNSVDTSTDAASRLVLDSLRYWANDMQIDGFRLDLAVTLGRDAAHTFTPEHPLLRAIAEDPALAGVKKIAEPWDVGMGGWQTGNFGEGWLEWNDRYRDRVRNFWLSDVDYARRASAAPVGIGGFATRLSGSSNTFSAERGPLASVNFVTAHDGFTLNDLVSYDVKHNLGNGEQNRDGADTNRSFNHGAEGPTSDEGILATRRKAMRNLLGTLLLSAGVPMLSAGDEFARTQRGNNNAYCHDSPLTWISWEHAPWQDDLFAHVRRLLELRRENPALRPSRFAKLNEHTPSASVMQWYDQNGRTMSIEQWTDPSSRTLQYVAASTPEHEEFNRILLMVHGNEHPVDVTLPRIDGVATFVSLWSSADETPSDTHAQLRPGDTVALPGTSMRLFRAG from the coding sequence ATGCTTTCGCCAGAATCCCTCGCCGCGCTCGCCCCGCGGTCAGGCCTGCTCCGTTCGGAGCTCGACGACCTCGGCGTCACCCTCGGACCTGACGGCGGCACGCTGCGGGTTTGGGCCGCCAATGCCGGCGAAGTGGAACTGGTCCTGTTCGACGACAGCGACCTGGACTGGAGCACCGACACCATGCCGCTGCAGCCTGCCGGTGGCGGCGTGTGGAGCGTCACGACGCCCGGGCTTCGCCCTGGAGCGCGGTACGCCATCCGGGTGGACGGCCCGCACGGGCCCGGCAACATGTTCAACCCGGGGACCCTCCTGGTCGAGCCGTATTCCAAGGGCCTGGTCAGTGGCGGGTTCGAGGACTGGCGATCGGTCGTGATCGAGGGCGGCTTCGACTGGGGCGGGGTGGCCAAGCCGGCGGTCCCGCTGGATCGGACGGTGATCTACGAGGGCCACCTCAAGGGGCTTTCGAAACGGCATCCTGCCGTGCCGCCCGCCCTGCACGGCACGTACGCCGGCCTCGCGCATCCGGCGATGATCGATCACTTCCTCACGCTCGGCGTGACCAGCATCGAGCTGCTACCGGTCCATGCGTTCGCCACCGAGCCGCGCCTGCTCCAGCATGGACTGACCAACTACTGGGGGTACAACTCCCTGAACTTCTTCACCCCGCACGGCGCGTACGCCACGGAGGAGAGCCGCCGCGGGGGGCCGGAGGCGATCCTCCGGGAGTTCAAGGGCATGGTGCGCCTCCTCCATGAGGCCGGACTGGAGGTCATCCTCGACGTCGTCTACAACCACACCAGCGAAGAGGGCATCGGCGGCCCCCGGACCAGCCTGCGCGGCATCGACAACCGCTCGTATTACCGGCAGGACCAGGACGGCGTCTACATCGACGTCACCGGTTGCGGCAACTCGGTCGACACCTCGACGGATGCCGCATCCCGCCTGGTGCTGGACTCCCTGCGCTACTGGGCCAACGACATGCAGATCGACGGGTTCCGGCTGGACCTGGCCGTGACGCTGGGTCGAGATGCCGCGCACACGTTCACGCCGGAGCACCCGCTGCTGCGCGCGATCGCCGAAGACCCGGCGCTGGCCGGTGTCAAGAAGATCGCCGAGCCCTGGGATGTCGGAATGGGCGGCTGGCAGACCGGCAATTTCGGCGAAGGCTGGCTGGAGTGGAACGACCGCTACCGCGACCGCGTCCGCAACTTCTGGCTCAGCGACGTCGACTACGCACGCCGCGCCTCCGCCGCCCCGGTGGGCATCGGCGGCTTCGCCACCCGCCTCTCCGGGTCCTCGAACACGTTCAGCGCGGAGCGCGGCCCGCTGGCGAGCGTCAACTTCGTCACCGCGCACGACGGGTTCACGCTCAACGACCTCGTCTCGTACGACGTCAAGCACAACCTCGGCAACGGCGAGCAGAACCGGGACGGGGCGGACACCAACCGTTCCTTCAATCACGGCGCGGAGGGCCCCACCTCCGATGAGGGGATCCTCGCCACCCGCCGCAAGGCGATGCGCAACCTGCTGGGCACACTGCTGCTGTCGGCGGGCGTGCCGATGCTCTCCGCCGGAGACGAGTTCGCGCGCACCCAGCGCGGCAACAACAACGCGTACTGCCACGACTCGCCGCTGACCTGGATCTCGTGGGAGCACGCGCCATGGCAAGACGACCTGTTCGCGCACGTGCGGCGTCTGCTGGAGCTGCGCCGCGAGAACCCCGCCCTCCGGCCGAGCCGATTCGCCAAACTCAACGAGCACACCCCCTCCGCCTCTGTGATGCAGTGGTACGACCAGAACGGCAGGACCATGTCGATCGAGCAGTGGACGGACCCGTCCAGCCGGACGCTCCAGTACGTCGCCGCTTCGACGCCGGAACACGAGGAGTTCAACCGGATCCTGCTGATGGTGCACGGAAACGAGCACCCCGTCGACGTCACGCTGCCTCGGATCGACGGCGTCGCCACGTTCGTGTCGCTCTGGTCCAGCGCGGACGAGACGCCCAGCGACACGCATGCGCAGCTGCGTCCGGGAGATACCGTAGCCCTGCCGGGAACCTCGATGCGGCTGTTTCGCGCAGGGTAG
- the glgB gene encoding 1,4-alpha-glucan branching protein GlgB: protein MKTTTDDLLDAVAEGTHHNPHSVLGIHRGTNAEGAVEWTIRARRPLARSVTAVFPDGTRVPLEHVRGGIWEGQRAGEDGRYTLLATYEDGSDHTAEDPYRFAPTIGELDLHLIREGRHEQLWRVLGAHVRELDGTVGTSFAVWAPNARAVRVVGDFNGWDGASHAMRSMGGSGVWELFVPEIGVGATYKFQLLSRSGEWVLKADPMARYAEMPPATASVITESEYTWSDAAWMAQRAKSQPISQPMSIYEVHFGSWRPGLSYRDGADQLIEYVTAQGFTHIEFLPLAEHPFGGSWGYQVTGYYAPTSRFGTPDDLRYLIDRLHQAGIGVIMDWVPGHFPKDAFALARFDGEPLYEHSDPRRGEHREWGTYIFDYGRSEVRNFLVANALYWFEEFHVDGLRVDAVASMLYLDYSRQAGEWTPNVHGGRENLEAIHFLQEVTATSYKRYPGIAMIAEESTSFPGVTAPTSQAGLGFGFKWNMGWMNDSLQYISRDPMYRSHHEGELSFSFVYAFTENFVLPISHDEVVHGKGSLFSRMPGDHWQKLANMRAFLAYMWGHPGKQLLFMGQEFGQPSEWAEGRGLDWWILDQPSHAGLQSFVATLNRVYRDNSALWARDNDGTAFSRLGGPSWNPNVIAFTRRDWHGNAVAVICNFSGVPVHSYALDLPAPGVWHEILNTDAQDYGGSGVGNMGLVQANDSGRATMVLPPLGVLWLRHDPDAHIPSPTRG from the coding sequence ATGAAGACCACCACCGATGACCTGCTGGACGCCGTGGCCGAAGGCACCCATCACAACCCGCATTCCGTACTCGGCATCCACCGCGGGACGAACGCCGAGGGTGCGGTGGAATGGACCATCCGCGCCCGGCGTCCGCTGGCCCGCAGTGTGACCGCCGTGTTCCCGGACGGCACTCGCGTGCCGCTGGAGCACGTCCGCGGGGGGATCTGGGAGGGTCAGCGCGCCGGTGAAGACGGCCGGTACACGCTGCTGGCCACCTACGAGGACGGCTCCGACCACACCGCCGAGGACCCGTACCGCTTCGCGCCGACGATCGGTGAGCTCGACCTGCACCTGATCCGCGAGGGCCGGCACGAACAGCTCTGGCGCGTGCTCGGCGCCCACGTGCGCGAACTGGACGGCACCGTGGGCACGTCCTTCGCCGTGTGGGCCCCGAACGCGCGGGCGGTGCGCGTCGTGGGCGATTTCAACGGCTGGGACGGCGCCTCGCATGCGATGCGGTCGATGGGCGGCAGCGGAGTATGGGAGCTGTTCGTGCCGGAAATCGGCGTGGGCGCCACATACAAGTTCCAGCTGCTCTCGCGCAGCGGCGAGTGGGTCCTGAAAGCGGATCCGATGGCCCGATACGCGGAGATGCCTCCGGCGACTGCGTCCGTGATCACCGAGTCGGAATACACCTGGTCGGATGCGGCCTGGATGGCGCAGCGGGCGAAGAGTCAGCCCATCTCCCAGCCGATGTCGATCTACGAGGTCCACTTCGGCTCCTGGCGTCCCGGGCTGTCCTACCGCGACGGTGCGGATCAGCTGATCGAATACGTGACCGCCCAGGGCTTCACGCACATCGAGTTCCTTCCGCTGGCCGAGCACCCGTTCGGCGGATCCTGGGGCTACCAGGTGACCGGCTATTACGCACCGACCAGCCGCTTCGGCACGCCGGACGACCTGCGTTATCTGATCGACCGCCTGCACCAGGCCGGTATCGGCGTGATCATGGACTGGGTTCCCGGGCACTTCCCCAAGGACGCGTTCGCACTGGCCCGGTTCGACGGTGAGCCGCTGTACGAGCACTCGGATCCGCGCCGCGGTGAGCACCGGGAGTGGGGCACGTACATCTTCGACTACGGCCGCAGCGAAGTGCGCAACTTCCTCGTGGCCAACGCGCTGTACTGGTTCGAGGAGTTTCACGTCGATGGGCTGCGCGTCGATGCCGTCGCATCGATGCTGTACCTGGACTACTCGCGCCAAGCCGGCGAATGGACGCCCAACGTGCACGGCGGGCGCGAGAACCTGGAGGCGATCCATTTCCTGCAGGAGGTCACGGCCACGTCCTACAAGCGCTATCCCGGCATCGCGATGATCGCGGAGGAGTCCACCAGTTTTCCCGGGGTCACCGCACCGACCAGCCAGGCGGGTCTCGGGTTCGGCTTCAAGTGGAACATGGGTTGGATGAACGACTCGCTGCAGTACATCTCACGCGACCCGATGTACCGTTCGCACCACGAGGGCGAACTGTCGTTCTCGTTCGTCTACGCCTTCACCGAGAACTTCGTGCTGCCGATCAGTCACGACGAGGTGGTGCACGGCAAGGGCAGTCTGTTCTCCCGGATGCCGGGGGATCACTGGCAGAAGCTCGCGAACATGCGCGCGTTCCTGGCCTACATGTGGGGTCACCCCGGCAAGCAGCTGCTGTTCATGGGTCAGGAGTTCGGTCAGCCCTCCGAGTGGGCCGAAGGACGGGGCTTGGACTGGTGGATCCTCGATCAGCCCTCGCACGCCGGCCTGCAGAGCTTCGTTGCGACGCTCAATCGCGTGTACCGCGACAACTCGGCGCTGTGGGCGCGTGACAACGACGGCACCGCCTTCTCCAGGCTGGGCGGCCCGAGCTGGAACCCCAACGTGATCGCCTTCACACGCCGCGATTGGCACGGCAACGCCGTGGCCGTCATCTGCAATTTCTCCGGCGTGCCGGTCCACTCCTACGCTCTGGACCTGCCCGCGCCGGGCGTCTGGCACGAGATTCTCAACACCGACGCGCAGGACTACGGCGGCTCGGGCGTCGGCAACATGGGGCTCGTGCAGGCGAACGACTCGGGGCGCGCAACGATGGTGCTCCCGCCCCTGGGTGTGCTGTGGCTGCGGCACGACCCGGACGCCCACATCCCCTCGCCGACGCGCGGCTGA
- a CDS encoding alpha-1,4-glucan--maltose-1-phosphate maltosyltransferase: MVLPSPSVPGGQFRPSAFSGEAVPFRATAFREGHDRIGVHVRLFSPSGDESLHRLSALEDGFDRWETTIAPLEEGVWSFRFEAFADDFATWEHAAEVKIAAGVDTAIMRELGALLFERAVADQSRPLPERRRLENAARDLRDPATDDGRALDVVRDPSIAALFAVRPVTSLMTVGATLELLVERERAGVGAWYEFFPRSEGARPLKDGTIKSGTFRSATRRLAGVAGMGFDVLYLPPIHPIGRVNRKGRNNTLDPQPGDPGSPWAIGSDEGGHDAVHPDLGTLADFRAFVRAARERGLEVALDFALQAAPDHPWVSAHPEWFTTLPDGSIAYAENPPKKYQDIYPINFDNDPEGIRAEALRILRHWIAQGVKIFRVDNPHTKPLQFWEWLIATVSAENPDVVFLAEAFTRPAPLQGLALAGFQQSYTYFTWRNTKSELEEFLTGLAHDTADFLRPNLFVNTPDILTEYLQFGGRPAYKIRAAIAATGAPTYGVYAGYELYENVARPGSEENIDNEKYEYKLRDWDAAEERGDSLAPYLRRLNEIRRDHPALGQLRNLTVHWSDDDAILVYSKTLSAELSSTGRADTVIVVANVDPHSVRQTMVHLDTRAWGVTPGEPFEVEELLTGQRWTWADYNFVKLDAFHEPVHILHVKESR; encoded by the coding sequence ATCGTGCTGCCCTCGCCGTCGGTGCCCGGGGGGCAGTTCCGCCCGAGCGCGTTCTCCGGCGAAGCGGTCCCTTTCCGAGCCACGGCCTTCCGCGAGGGCCACGACCGCATCGGCGTGCACGTCAGGCTGTTCTCCCCCTCCGGCGATGAGTCGCTGCATCGGCTGTCCGCCCTGGAGGACGGGTTCGACCGGTGGGAGACCACGATCGCGCCGCTCGAAGAGGGGGTCTGGAGCTTCCGCTTCGAGGCTTTCGCCGACGACTTCGCCACCTGGGAGCACGCGGCCGAGGTGAAGATCGCGGCCGGCGTCGACACGGCGATCATGCGCGAACTCGGCGCCCTCCTGTTCGAGCGGGCCGTCGCCGACCAGAGCCGCCCGCTTCCCGAGCGGCGTCGGCTGGAGAACGCCGCCCGCGATCTGCGCGATCCCGCAACGGACGACGGACGGGCTCTGGATGTGGTGCGCGACCCGTCGATCGCCGCGTTATTCGCGGTGCGGCCGGTGACCTCGCTGATGACCGTCGGGGCGACCCTGGAGCTGCTCGTGGAGCGAGAACGCGCCGGCGTGGGCGCGTGGTACGAGTTCTTCCCCCGGTCTGAGGGCGCGCGGCCACTGAAGGACGGCACCATCAAGAGCGGCACGTTCCGCTCCGCCACGCGGCGTCTCGCCGGGGTCGCGGGGATGGGGTTCGACGTGCTCTACCTGCCGCCGATCCACCCCATCGGCCGGGTGAACCGCAAGGGCCGCAACAACACCCTCGACCCGCAGCCGGGCGATCCCGGATCGCCGTGGGCCATCGGCTCCGACGAGGGCGGGCACGACGCCGTCCATCCCGACCTGGGGACGCTCGCGGACTTCCGCGCGTTCGTGCGGGCCGCACGCGAGCGGGGCCTGGAGGTCGCCCTCGACTTCGCGCTGCAGGCGGCACCGGACCACCCCTGGGTCTCCGCTCATCCGGAGTGGTTCACGACCCTCCCGGACGGCTCGATCGCCTACGCCGAGAACCCGCCCAAGAAGTACCAGGACATCTATCCGATCAACTTCGACAACGACCCCGAGGGGATCCGGGCGGAGGCGCTGCGCATCCTGCGCCACTGGATCGCGCAGGGCGTGAAGATCTTCCGGGTGGACAACCCGCACACCAAGCCGCTGCAGTTCTGGGAGTGGCTGATCGCGACGGTCTCCGCCGAGAACCCCGACGTCGTGTTCCTCGCCGAGGCGTTCACGCGACCCGCTCCGCTGCAGGGCCTCGCCCTGGCGGGGTTCCAGCAGAGCTACACCTACTTCACCTGGCGCAACACGAAGAGCGAGCTGGAGGAATTCCTCACCGGCCTCGCCCATGACACCGCCGACTTCCTCCGCCCGAACCTGTTCGTAAACACGCCGGACATCCTCACCGAGTATCTGCAGTTCGGGGGCCGACCGGCCTACAAGATCCGTGCCGCGATCGCGGCGACGGGTGCGCCGACGTACGGCGTGTACGCCGGGTACGAGCTGTACGAGAACGTCGCGCGTCCCGGTTCCGAGGAGAACATCGACAACGAGAAATACGAGTACAAGCTCCGCGACTGGGACGCCGCCGAGGAACGCGGAGACTCGTTGGCGCCCTACCTGAGGCGCCTGAACGAGATCCGCCGCGACCATCCTGCGCTCGGGCAGCTGCGCAACCTCACAGTGCACTGGAGCGACGACGACGCCATCCTGGTGTACTCCAAGACCCTCAGCGCCGAGCTGTCCTCCACCGGGCGGGCCGACACCGTCATCGTGGTGGCGAACGTGGATCCCCACTCGGTGCGCCAGACGATGGTGCATCTGGACACCCGAGCCTGGGGCGTCACTCCCGGTGAACCCTTCGAGGTCGAGGAGCTTCTGACCGGCCAGCGCTGGACCTGGGCCGATTACAACTTCGTCAAGCTCGACGCCTTCCACGAGCCTGTCCACATCCTGCACGTGAAGGAGTCGCGATGA
- the mnmA gene encoding tRNA 2-thiouridine(34) synthase MnmA, protein MRVLAAMSGGVDSAVAAARAVDAGHDVVGVHLALSRAGGTLRSGSRGCCTIEDAMDARRAADRLGIPFYVWDFSERFRDDVIEDFVAEYSAGRTPNPCMRCNERIKFAAVLEKALDLGFDAVCTGHYAILRENASGERELHRASDAAKDQSYVLGVLTADHLAHTLFPLGETPSKALVRAEAQARGLTVANKPDSHDICFIPDGDTRGWLAERVGAARGDVVDRSGAVVGTHEGAHAFTVGQRRGLALGVPASDGKPRFVLEVRPVSNTVVVGPKEALATAEIAGERFTWTGAAPAVPDFACHVQIRAHADPVPARARLAGGALTVTPETPLDGVAPGQTAVLYDGTRVLGQFTIDRTVSAVPVEARPAGPAGSSVAGGF, encoded by the coding sequence ATGCGTGTTCTGGCGGCGATGAGCGGTGGGGTGGATTCCGCGGTGGCCGCCGCGCGCGCCGTCGACGCCGGGCACGATGTGGTCGGCGTCCACCTCGCGCTCTCGCGGGCGGGTGGCACACTCCGGTCAGGGAGCCGAGGCTGCTGCACGATCGAGGATGCGATGGACGCGCGACGTGCCGCGGATCGTCTCGGCATCCCGTTCTACGTCTGGGACTTCTCGGAGCGGTTCCGCGACGACGTGATCGAGGACTTCGTCGCCGAGTACAGTGCCGGCCGGACACCGAATCCCTGCATGCGCTGCAACGAGCGGATCAAATTCGCCGCGGTGCTCGAGAAGGCGCTGGACCTCGGCTTCGACGCCGTCTGCACCGGGCACTACGCGATCCTGCGCGAGAACGCCTCGGGGGAGCGCGAACTGCACCGCGCCAGCGACGCCGCCAAGGACCAGTCCTACGTCCTCGGGGTGCTCACCGCCGACCATCTCGCGCACACGCTGTTCCCGCTCGGCGAGACCCCGTCGAAGGCGCTGGTGCGCGCCGAGGCGCAGGCGCGCGGACTGACCGTCGCGAACAAGCCGGACAGCCATGACATCTGCTTCATCCCCGATGGCGACACCCGCGGCTGGCTGGCCGAGCGGGTCGGGGCGGCGCGAGGCGACGTGGTCGATCGCTCCGGCGCCGTCGTCGGAACGCACGAGGGCGCGCACGCGTTCACGGTCGGTCAGCGCCGCGGGCTCGCCCTCGGCGTGCCCGCCTCGGACGGGAAGCCGCGCTTCGTGCTGGAGGTGCGGCCGGTCAGCAACACCGTGGTGGTCGGGCCGAAGGAGGCGCTCGCGACGGCGGAGATCGCCGGGGAGCGGTTCACGTGGACGGGTGCGGCACCGGCGGTCCCGGATTTCGCCTGCCACGTGCAGATCCGCGCCCACGCCGATCCGGTGCCGGCCCGGGCGCGACTGGCCGGCGGCGCGCTGACGGTCACCCCGGAGACGCCGCTGGACGGTGTGGCGCCGGGGCAGACCGCGGTGCTGTACGACGGGACCAGGGTGCTGGGTCAGTTCACGATCGATCGCACCGTCTCGGCCGTCCCCGTCGAAGCCCGACCGGCGGGGCCCGCGGGCTCATCTGTCGCAGGCGGCTTCTAG
- a CDS encoding tetratricopeptide repeat protein: MTDVTPGAALRGAVDLSALRNRPAPAPAGTEPAAAATGSLVMDVTDETFPEVLELSRTVPVVIDLWAEWCGPCKQLSPILERVVTELGGRLVLAKVDVDANPQLAQAFRAQSIPLVVALVAGQPVPLFTGAVPEQQVREVFAQLLQLAAQNGVTGTLDVDPAEADGDEDAAAVEPPLPPLHAEAFDAIEAGDYDRAIAAYEKALAENPRDDDARAGLGQVKLLSRVQGLDLQTARAAAAAAPTDVDAQFAVADLDVAGGHVEDAFERLLDLFAALAPDERTPVRERLLELFALTGDADPRVIRARGRLASLLF, from the coding sequence TTGACGGACGTAACCCCCGGTGCCGCGTTGCGCGGCGCCGTCGACCTGTCTGCACTCCGCAACCGGCCCGCTCCCGCTCCGGCCGGCACGGAGCCTGCCGCTGCGGCGACCGGCTCGCTGGTGATGGACGTCACGGACGAGACGTTCCCGGAGGTTCTCGAGCTGTCCCGCACCGTCCCGGTCGTCATCGACCTGTGGGCCGAGTGGTGCGGTCCCTGCAAGCAGCTCAGCCCCATCCTGGAGCGCGTCGTCACCGAACTGGGCGGCCGCCTCGTCCTGGCCAAGGTCGACGTGGACGCCAATCCGCAGCTCGCCCAGGCGTTCCGCGCTCAGTCGATCCCGTTGGTGGTCGCCCTGGTCGCCGGTCAGCCTGTCCCGCTGTTCACCGGAGCCGTGCCGGAGCAGCAGGTCCGTGAGGTCTTCGCGCAGCTGCTGCAGCTGGCCGCCCAGAACGGCGTCACCGGGACGCTCGATGTCGACCCGGCCGAAGCCGATGGGGACGAGGACGCCGCAGCCGTCGAGCCTCCGCTGCCGCCGTTGCACGCCGAAGCGTTCGACGCCATCGAAGCGGGCGACTACGACCGTGCGATCGCGGCCTACGAGAAGGCCCTCGCCGAGAATCCCCGCGACGATGACGCGCGTGCCGGCCTCGGTCAGGTGAAGCTCCTCAGCCGCGTGCAGGGCCTGGACCTGCAGACGGCACGTGCCGCTGCGGCCGCGGCACCGACCGACGTGGACGCGCAGTTCGCCGTGGCCGACCTGGATGTCGCCGGCGGCCACGTCGAGGACGCGTTCGAGCGCCTGCTGGATCTGTTCGCCGCGTTGGCGCCGGACGAGCGCACGCCCGTGCGCGAGCGGCTGCTCGAGCTGTTCGCGCTGACCGGCGACGCCGACCCGCGTGTGATCCGCGCCCGCGGCCGCCTCGCCTCCCTGCTGTTCTAG